A region of the Haemophilus parainfluenzae genome:
GACTGATAAAACGAATCTTGCAGAAGGTTTTGAGATTACAGGCTTAGGCGAGTTTATGGCGATGGCATTAAAAGCAGATCGGGTGGTAACATTGTGAAGCTAGTATTCTTATTTCGTACCGCACCGCATGGAAACGCGATTTCTCGTGAAGGTTTAGATGCTTTGCTTGCTGCGACAGCATTTTGTAATGAAGAGGAAATCGGTATCTTTTTTATCGATGATGGCGTATTAAATTTACTCGATGGGCAAAATCCTGAGTTATTGTTACAAAAAGACTTTATTCGTACCTTTAAATTATTAGATTTATACGATATTGAACAGCGCTTTGTTTGTGCCAATTCACTCGACCAATACAATTTGCAAGCTGAACAGCTCATTATTTCTGCTGAAAAAATTGACCGCACTTCGCTGATCAATAAACTTAGCCAAGCAGAAAAAGTGTTTACGTTTTAAGGAATATTATGCTTTATACCTTTTCTCAAGCTCATTATTTTGAGACTGACCTTCAACGTTATTTGACTGAAATCACGGAAAATGATGCGGTGGTTTTATGGCAAGATGGCGTGTTGTTAGCCGTGAAGTATGGGGAAATGCTTACCCAATGCAAAGGGCAATGTTTTGTGTTGGAGCAGGATATTTTAGCTAGAAATTTAACCGCACTTTTGTCAGAAAACAATCAAGTGCGGTTAATTTCATTAGCAGATTTGGTGGATTTAACAGCTCAATATTCGCCTCAAATTGCCTTATAGTGGGCGTTCTTTAGGTAACAAGAGCGGTAATACCATAACAGAATAAAGTGCCAAACCTGCGGCCATTAAGCAGGTAATTTCTAATCCTCCTGCGCGCAACCATTCGCCAAATCCCATGTCATTAACGAGTGTGGCATAAAAGAATCCTGCCACGACTGTGTAACTAAATCCGATTAATCCTGCAATTAATGCAATAGCTTTCACGTTGTAGCTTGCATAACGGTGAAATGCCGCCCAAAGCGTAATGAGAAAAGTCGGCATTGCAGCGACAATAAAGACAGAAAGCACCGAGCTCTGAATTTGATCAGTATCATTATTCGAGAATGTTAAGGCAACAGTGCCAATAATTTGAATAATCAACGGGAAAAGAATAAATGCTTTAAGATATTTTTTCATGAGATGTCCAATTAATAGAAAAACGGAAGCATTGTATCAATCAAATGAAAGACAACCAATCTTTTCTCTATTCGGTTTTTATTACATCCACTAATGTGGGCTGAACGATTGAGGCATAATCTCGTGTATTGAGAATAATAGAGCGTTCTAACGTACCTGCATTAAATGCTAATTCATCATAACGAGACAGTAAGCTAGGATCAGCAATTAGCAACAAATCAGGATGAAAGCTAAAAGGTGGAATTGCACCAAATACACAGTCAGTTAAGGTATCTACTTCTGCAGGGCTGGCAAGCGAGGCTTTCGCGCCACCTAAATAGGCTGCTACTTTATTTAAATCAGATTGTTGATCGGCCGGCAATATCACTAATACCGCTTGTTTTACGCCATTTCCTTTCACTTTGCATACTAACGCCTTTGCCCCTTGCCCTAATTCTGTACCACGGATTTTAGCCACTTCCTCTGATTTTCCTGCAGTGGGATGTTCAACCACGCGATAGCGTGCTTGATTTTTATCTAAAAGTGCGGTCAATTTTTCAAATGTTTTGACAGACATGCGGGTTCCTTCAATAGCGATATTTTTAATGAGTTTAACAAAGGTTGATTCATGTGAAAATCAAAGAAAAAGAATTCATCTTTTGAGCCGTATTTATTATGAGATAGACAAATACCTTTACGCCCCGTACTATGTTTCTTTTTCTTTGGTATCGTTTATGACTCGAATTAATCTTGTTCCGCCTGAGGAGCTTTGTGATCAGCATCTTTTAGCTGAGCATCGTGAATTAACCCGCATTCCTAACGCCGTGGCGAAAGGTAAATATCACTTAAAAGGACAGCCTGCAGAATATAAGTTAGGTGAAGGGCATGTACGTTTTTTCTTTAATAAATTGGCGTTTTTAAAGAAACGGTATGATGCATTGCATGCGGAATGTAAGGCGCGAGGCTTTAACGTGCAGTATATTTGGAATGAAACATTATCCGATGACCCAAGTTTATGGTTGGACTATGAGGCCACAGAGGCTGCATTGCAGATTAATCGTGAACGTATTCAAGAAAGAATGCCATTAAAGGCGAGATTTACACCGCATCTTTCAAAGAGCGGTCAAAAATAAAGGAGTTTTCACTTATGAAAGGCAGTGAGAATATAAAAAAGGTGAGCATCGCTCACCTTATGAATTGTTTAATCTTTCAATTTAATAAAAAACGTACCACTAGGTATGATAGGCAAATAGTTTTTATGGAAATCCATAAAGGTTTTTTGTGGGTCTATGTCTTCAAAAAGTTTTGGGTAAAGTGCTTTTGCCATAAATTGAGCGGCTGATAGATCACTTAGTGAGCGAGAGGCTGTATGATAAATACCGTAAACACGGTGGTTTTTAACTGCAGGTAAATCTTGCCACCCTGCACGGGTTAAGAAACCTTTTAGGCGTTTTTGTGCATCCTGTTCATTGATGTTTATTCCCATCGCCATTATTTCATCGTTAGTTTCATGCCCCATTTCTGTGCCAGAAATCATGATCACTTCAGGTTGTGCGGCAAGAAGTTGTTCTGGATTAATTGGTCCCCAATTTTCGACAAAAGGCGCGCTTACGTTATCCCCGCCAACAGTTTCAGCAATAGCACCCCACATATTTTTACCAAAGGTAAAGCTATATTCACTAGGACCTTTATTGCCAAATTCTACATAGATTTTAGGTTTAGGTAGGTTAGCCTCTTTTACACGTTTTTGAATATCAGTAATACCTTGAGCATATTCATCTGCAATTTTATTTGCTCGTTCTTCGGTACCTGCAAGTTGCCCAAAAATCTTTGCGCTTTGGGTGTGTCGTTCTACACTTTGAGCATTAAAATCGACAACAATAATTGGAACGCCAGCTTGTTCTAACTTTGGTAGTTCGGAACCAATAGTTTGATATTGCCATTCTGCAAGAATCAATACATCAGGTTTTAATGCCAAGGTTTTTTCGGTTGAGAAAGTTCCTGTATTTACATTACCAATATCAGCAATATTTTTGAGTTCAGGCATTTTTTCAGAAAACAATGCCCAACTTCCTGGATTAAATTTTTCCCAAAATTCACGTGAGATACCTTTAACATATTTAAAATTTTCAACACCCGTAACAGCAATATAATCAGGATAGTAAAAGCCTAACACGGCATTTTTTACGGGCACATCAACGTTAACTTCTCGTCCTAATACATCTTTGATTGTTTTTATTTCTGCTTGAGTAGTGATACCAAAAGTCAGTAATAGAACGGCCAAAATTAAACGAATTGTTGATTTTTTTGCATATAAACTCCTGTCTGAATAAAACATCAGAACATTACCATAAATAAGAATTATTATCAAATTTAGATGTTATAAAGTGATAATACAAGAAATGCTGTTGAAGGGTAAAATAGGCATATATCTAGAAAAAACATATTTCGCATTTAAAATTGGAAGTGCGGTCAAAACTTAGTAAGTTTTCACTTCTCCTTGAGTTGGACTAAAGGAGAAGTGAATGTGGGAGAATTATTTATATTCAACCA
Encoded here:
- the tusC gene encoding sulfurtransferase complex subunit TusC; translated protein: MKLVFLFRTAPHGNAISREGLDALLAATAFCNEEEIGIFFIDDGVLNLLDGQNPELLLQKDFIRTFKLLDLYDIEQRFVCANSLDQYNLQAEQLIISAEKIDRTSLINKLSQAEKVFTF
- the tusB gene encoding sulfurtransferase complex subunit TusB encodes the protein MLYTFSQAHYFETDLQRYLTEITENDAVVLWQDGVLLAVKYGEMLTQCKGQCFVLEQDILARNLTALLSENNQVRLISLADLVDLTAQYSPQIAL
- a CDS encoding YbaK/prolyl-tRNA synthetase associated domain-containing protein, translating into MSVKTFEKLTALLDKNQARYRVVEHPTAGKSEEVAKIRGTELGQGAKALVCKVKGNGVKQAVLVILPADQQSDLNKVAAYLGGAKASLASPAEVDTLTDCVFGAIPPFSFHPDLLLIADPSLLSRYDELAFNAGTLERSIILNTRDYASIVQPTLVDVIKTE
- a CDS encoding pyrimidine dimer DNA glycosylase/endonuclease V — translated: MTRINLVPPEELCDQHLLAEHRELTRIPNAVAKGKYHLKGQPAEYKLGEGHVRFFFNKLAFLKKRYDALHAECKARGFNVQYIWNETLSDDPSLWLDYEATEAALQINRERIQERMPLKARFTPHLSKSGQK
- a CDS encoding ABC transporter substrate-binding protein, encoding MFYSDRSLYAKKSTIRLILAVLLLTFGITTQAEIKTIKDVLGREVNVDVPVKNAVLGFYYPDYIAVTGVENFKYVKGISREFWEKFNPGSWALFSEKMPELKNIADIGNVNTGTFSTEKTLALKPDVLILAEWQYQTIGSELPKLEQAGVPIIVVDFNAQSVERHTQSAKIFGQLAGTEERANKIADEYAQGITDIQKRVKEANLPKPKIYVEFGNKGPSEYSFTFGKNMWGAIAETVGGDNVSAPFVENWGPINPEQLLAAQPEVIMISGTEMGHETNDEIMAMGININEQDAQKRLKGFLTRAGWQDLPAVKNHRVYGIYHTASRSLSDLSAAQFMAKALYPKLFEDIDPQKTFMDFHKNYLPIIPSGTFFIKLKD